From a region of the Nonomuraea helvata genome:
- a CDS encoding amino acid permease, whose protein sequence is MEIFRTKSVEQSIRDTEAPEHQLRKRLTATDLTVFGIGVIVGTGIFVLTGQVAKTMAGPAVAVSFVVAGIVCGLAALCYAEFASTIPVAGSAYTFAFATLGEFPAWVIGWDLTLELALAAAVVAVGWSGYFASMLSSIGVHLPNAIAGDNPVVNVPAIAIVLILTLILVVGIKVSSRVNLILVATKIAVVLLVIVAGLFFVKAANYTPFIPEPVPTPQVGGLKAPLLQVLFGVTPVAFGVLGIFSAAAIVFFAFIGFDIVATAAEETINPQRDVPRGIIGSLAICTALYVAVSLVVVGMQRYDRLSVSAPLSDVFTSVGFAWLATIISIGALAGLTTVVLVLLLGQTRVLFAMCRDGLLPRSLSKVDPRFGTPARLTIIVGVVAMALAGFVSFGELAELVNIGTLFAFVLVSIGVVVLRRTRPDLPRGFRAPLVPVLPILSVLACLYLMLNLPVETWLRFLIWMAIGVIVYFVYGYRHSRTATPSVKSDG, encoded by the coding sequence GTGGAGATCTTTCGCACGAAGAGTGTCGAGCAGTCCATCCGCGACACCGAAGCTCCCGAGCACCAGCTGCGTAAGCGCCTGACCGCCACCGATCTGACCGTCTTCGGCATCGGGGTGATCGTCGGCACTGGGATCTTCGTGCTCACGGGACAGGTCGCCAAGACGATGGCGGGCCCGGCGGTGGCTGTCTCGTTCGTCGTGGCGGGCATCGTCTGCGGGCTCGCCGCCCTGTGCTACGCCGAGTTCGCCTCCACGATCCCGGTCGCCGGCTCGGCCTACACCTTCGCCTTCGCGACCCTCGGCGAGTTCCCGGCCTGGGTGATCGGCTGGGACCTGACGCTGGAGCTCGCGCTGGCCGCGGCGGTGGTGGCGGTCGGCTGGTCGGGCTACTTCGCCTCGATGCTCTCCTCCATCGGCGTCCACCTGCCGAACGCGATCGCGGGCGACAACCCCGTGGTGAACGTGCCCGCCATCGCCATCGTCCTCATCCTCACCCTGATCCTGGTCGTCGGGATCAAGGTGTCCTCGCGGGTCAACCTCATCCTCGTGGCCACCAAGATCGCGGTGGTGCTGCTGGTGATCGTGGCCGGGCTCTTCTTCGTCAAGGCCGCCAACTACACGCCGTTCATCCCGGAGCCGGTCCCCACGCCGCAGGTGGGCGGGCTGAAGGCGCCGCTGCTGCAGGTGCTGTTCGGCGTCACGCCCGTCGCGTTCGGCGTGCTCGGCATCTTCTCGGCCGCCGCGATCGTGTTCTTCGCGTTCATCGGCTTCGACATCGTGGCCACGGCCGCCGAGGAGACCATCAACCCGCAGCGCGACGTGCCGCGCGGCATCATCGGTTCCCTGGCCATCTGCACGGCGCTCTACGTCGCCGTCTCGCTCGTCGTCGTCGGCATGCAGCGCTACGACCGGCTGAGCGTCTCGGCGCCGCTGTCCGACGTGTTCACCTCGGTCGGCTTCGCCTGGCTGGCCACGATCATCAGCATCGGAGCCCTCGCCGGCCTGACGACGGTGGTGCTGGTGCTGCTGCTCGGGCAGACCCGGGTGCTGTTCGCGATGTGCCGCGACGGGCTGCTGCCGCGCTCCCTGTCGAAGGTCGATCCCCGCTTCGGCACGCCGGCCCGGCTGACGATCATCGTCGGGGTGGTGGCGATGGCGCTGGCCGGGTTCGTGTCGTTCGGCGAGCTGGCAGAGCTGGTCAACATCGGCACGCTCTTCGCGTTCGTGCTGGTCTCGATCGGCGTGGTCGTGCTCAGGCGCACGCGGCCCGACCTGCCGCGCGGTTTCCGCGCGCCGCTGGTGCCGGTGCTGCCGATCCTGTCGGTGCTGGCCTGCCTCTACCTCATGCTCAATCTGCCGGTGGAGACGTGGCTGAGGTTCCTGATCTGGATGGCCATCGGCGTCATCGTCTACTTCGTGTACGGCTACCGCCACAGCCGGACCGCGACCCCCTCGGTCAAGAGCGACGGCTGA
- a CDS encoding SSI family serine proteinase inhibitor, producing MIRALGALALCGLVMLGTSSPAVAARPKDHLTLVVAVKGGETKKVRLHCEPAGGTHPDAQAACELLEKVNGDPGQLNVSPDAVCTREAEPHAVAAKGQWDGKPVRWGKVFGNACLVKAATGAVFDL from the coding sequence ATGATCCGAGCACTAGGCGCCCTCGCGCTCTGCGGCCTCGTCATGCTGGGCACCTCGTCACCTGCCGTGGCCGCGCGGCCGAAGGACCACCTCACGCTCGTCGTCGCGGTGAAGGGCGGAGAGACCAAGAAGGTCCGGCTGCACTGCGAGCCCGCCGGCGGCACTCACCCGGACGCGCAGGCGGCCTGTGAGCTGCTGGAGAAGGTCAACGGGGACCCGGGGCAGCTCAACGTCTCGCCGGACGCCGTATGCACCCGCGAGGCCGAGCCGCACGCCGTCGCGGCCAAGGGCCAATGGGACGGCAAACCGGTGCGCTGGGGCAAGGTCTTCGGCAACGCCTGCCTGGTGAAGGCCGCGACAGGAGCGGTCTTCGACCTCTGA
- a CDS encoding 3-hydroxyacyl-CoA dehydrogenase NAD-binding domain-containing protein, whose translation MSERTSRHSDSARRSDEVGPGSIETWRGLLSERSGDEVVTKALVRDVQLPYGAGTMALITLDNGFDHTKPNTFGPRGLFALNGALSEIAERTDLAAVGVTGKPFIFAVGADLKGAAALTTREEALAIGALGHYVFRRLGELPIPSFAFVNGAAMGGGLEVALHCTYRTISSGVPAVALPECFLGLVPGWGGTQLLPRLIGPANAIKLIIENPLSQNRMVKGKEAYELGVADAMFEPADFLEESLRWAARVVNGEVAVERPAHDDEDWDKTVGDARFLVDMKLRGASPAPYRALDLIGQARTASRDEGFAAEDEALADLLTGDELRAGLYAFDLVQRRAKRPAGAPDRSLARKVTKVGVVGAGLMASQMALLFARRLEVPVVLTDLDQARLDKGVGYVHAEVGKLLGKGRISSDQANRLKALVTGSLTKDAFADADFVIEAVFEDLAVKKQVFAEVEAVVSAECVLATNTSSLSLTAMGADLEHPERLVGFHFFNPVAVMPLLEIIRGAATDDATLATAFAVGKSLKKSSVLVKDAPAFVVNRLLTCFMGEVVSAVDEGTPLEVAEHALDGLGLPMTPFALLQLVGPAVGLHVAETLHEAFPDRFGVSENMAKLVAAGKPGVYRPDFTLDPEAVAIFSGGTSPSTAEQVRDRVLAALAAEIRIMLDEGVVAAPQDIDLCMILGAGWPFHLGGITPYLDRTGIARPRFLAPGIASVPV comes from the coding sequence ATGAGCGAGCGAACAAGTAGGCACAGCGACTCTGCTCGCAGGAGCGACGAAGTCGGGCCTGGGAGCATCGAGACCTGGCGGGGCCTGCTGAGCGAGCGCAGCGGCGACGAAGTCGTCACCAAGGCGCTGGTGCGCGACGTGCAGCTGCCCTACGGCGCGGGCACGATGGCGCTGATCACGCTGGACAACGGCTTCGACCACACCAAGCCCAACACGTTCGGCCCGCGCGGGCTGTTCGCGCTCAACGGCGCGCTGTCGGAGATCGCCGAGCGCACCGACCTGGCCGCGGTGGGCGTGACGGGCAAGCCGTTCATCTTCGCCGTCGGCGCCGACCTCAAGGGCGCGGCCGCCCTGACCACGCGCGAGGAGGCCCTCGCCATCGGCGCGCTGGGTCATTACGTCTTCCGCAGGCTGGGCGAGCTGCCGATCCCGTCGTTCGCGTTCGTGAACGGCGCCGCGATGGGCGGCGGCCTCGAGGTGGCGCTGCACTGCACATACCGGACGATCTCCTCCGGCGTGCCCGCGGTGGCGCTGCCGGAGTGCTTCCTCGGCCTGGTGCCCGGCTGGGGCGGCACGCAGCTGCTCCCCCGCCTGATCGGCCCGGCGAACGCGATCAAGCTGATCATCGAGAACCCGCTCTCCCAGAACCGCATGGTCAAGGGCAAGGAGGCGTACGAGCTGGGTGTCGCGGACGCGATGTTCGAGCCCGCCGACTTCCTGGAGGAGTCGCTGCGCTGGGCCGCCCGCGTGGTCAACGGCGAGGTGGCCGTGGAGCGGCCCGCCCACGACGACGAGGACTGGGACAAGACGGTCGGCGACGCGCGCTTCCTGGTGGACATGAAGCTGCGCGGCGCCTCCCCCGCCCCCTACCGCGCGCTCGACCTGATCGGCCAGGCCCGCACGGCCTCCCGTGACGAGGGCTTCGCCGCCGAGGACGAGGCGCTGGCCGACCTGCTGACGGGTGACGAGCTGCGGGCCGGGCTCTACGCGTTCGACCTGGTGCAGCGCCGCGCCAAGCGGCCCGCGGGCGCGCCCGACCGGTCGCTGGCCCGCAAGGTCACCAAGGTCGGCGTGGTGGGCGCGGGGCTGATGGCCTCGCAGATGGCGCTGCTGTTCGCACGCCGCCTGGAGGTGCCGGTCGTGCTGACCGACCTCGACCAGGCCAGGCTCGACAAGGGCGTCGGGTACGTGCACGCCGAGGTCGGCAAGCTCCTCGGCAAGGGCCGTATCTCCAGTGACCAGGCCAACCGGCTCAAGGCCCTGGTGACCGGCTCGCTGACCAAGGACGCCTTCGCCGACGCCGACTTCGTGATCGAGGCCGTGTTCGAGGACCTGGCGGTCAAGAAGCAGGTGTTCGCCGAGGTGGAGGCCGTGGTCTCGGCGGAGTGCGTGCTGGCCACGAACACCTCCTCGCTCTCCCTGACCGCGATGGGCGCCGATCTGGAGCACCCTGAGCGGCTGGTCGGGTTCCACTTCTTCAACCCGGTGGCCGTCATGCCGCTGCTGGAGATCATCCGCGGCGCCGCGACGGACGACGCCACGCTGGCCACGGCGTTCGCGGTGGGCAAGTCGCTGAAGAAGTCGTCGGTGCTGGTCAAGGACGCGCCCGCGTTCGTGGTCAACCGGCTGCTGACCTGCTTCATGGGCGAGGTCGTGTCGGCCGTGGACGAGGGCACGCCGCTGGAGGTGGCCGAGCACGCGCTGGACGGGCTCGGGCTGCCGATGACACCGTTCGCGCTGCTGCAGCTGGTCGGCCCGGCCGTCGGGCTGCACGTGGCCGAGACGCTGCACGAGGCCTTCCCCGACCGGTTCGGCGTCTCGGAGAACATGGCCAAGCTGGTCGCGGCGGGCAAGCCGGGCGTGTACCGCCCCGACTTCACGCTCGACCCGGAGGCGGTGGCGATCTTCTCCGGCGGCACGTCGCCGTCCACCGCCGAGCAGGTACGCGACCGCGTGCTGGCGGCCCTGGCCGCCGAGATCCGGATCATGCTGGACGAGGGCGTGGTCGCCGCGCCGCAGGACATCGACCTGTGCATGATCCTCGGGGCGGGCTGGCCGTTCCATCTGGGCGGGATCACCCCGTACCTGGACAGGACGGGCATCGCCCGGCCGCGCTTCCTCGCTCCGGGCATCGCCTCGGTGCCTGTCTGA